The Oncorhynchus masou masou isolate Uvic2021 chromosome 13, UVic_Omas_1.1, whole genome shotgun sequence genomic interval cctctctccaccttTTCTGGTGTTAAAATGTAACCTGAGTGTGTGAGACAATTTGAATCTTTGTGACATGTTATTCAATATTTTTGTAGAATATTATAGAATTAATTTAAACTAGATTGTCCTAAATGTGGAATGATTCAATCATGTTGAAGGATGAAACTTAATTACCGTATAACAGAATTATAGGAGTGGATTTTGCTATAAGGATGAGCCATGATAAAGCCTGGACGTGGTAAAACTTGAGTTTCCTTTGCACTCCATTTTAGCAGACTCTCTACTGCCTCCTATTGGTTTCAGACAGGGTTGGGGAGAAATTGATTGCATGTGATCCATtaaatgtaatctgattacaaacaACTAACTGTAATCTGTCAGGTTATcagaaaaaaatattgtaatcagattacatataCTTTTTAAAAACTAGACTACTTCATGGATAACTTCTACATTGACGCCTTTCtttttttctcaatgacattcaattcagcattgaaaaaaggcccaactttgttccacctgagcaagTCTGACCACAAATCAAAGACCACTAtgatggatcctttttgtcttcttctaatgcctcttaagggggaaagtaatccaaaagtaactgaaagtaatccGATTAAGTTACTGAGTTTAGGTAATACAAAAGtgacaattttggacaggtaactagtcaAAAAGATTACATTTATAGGTACCTTACCCAACCTTGGTTTGGGATCACTGAATGTTGAATTTATCATGGGCCacatgaacacaaccagtcacaaAGGCTGCATCTACACAAGTTGCCCAATTATTGCCAAATTAACAATCTGATTGTTCAAAAGTCCAATTAGTGGCAAAATATCAGATTTGGGCTGGCTGTATAAATGCAGTCTATGGTGTTGCTGTGGTTTAGAGATGGCCTACATAGCTGTTTCTCTGGGGGATTCAAGGGGATTTTGGCCTGGTAGGCTGACTGGCTGATCGTTGTGTGGAAAGAATTAGCAAACAAAATGCTATCTTCTGAATTTAGCTGATAGTGTTGTCTCCCCCTGAACCACAATGGTTACAATAGGGGAAAAGTGTGAATGCAAAATGACTCAACCTTCATAATGAACAGTCCCTCTAGAACatgtataccaaacattaggaacaccttcctaatatagaTTTTCTTttccttcagaacagcctcaacttATCGGGGACTctgcaaggtgtcaaaagcaatccacagtgatgctggcccattttcactccaacgcttcccacagttgtgtcaagttgcctggatgtcctttgggtggtagaccattcttgatacacgcatgaaagttgtgtgtgtgagcagtgttacagttcttgacacaaaccagtgcacctggaacctactaccaaaccctgttcaaaggcacttaaatattttgtcttccccattcaccctctgaatggcacacatacacaatccacgtctcaaagcttaaaaaatccgtctttaacctgtctccccttcatctacaccgattgacatggatttaacaagtgatcatagctttcacctggattcacctggtcagtctatgtcatggaaagagcaggtgtccttagtGTTTAGTATGCTCAATGTATGTCATCACCTGTTGACTGTTTGATTACAATTTATTTTAGGTCTATCAAGTAAAACTAGAAATCTATAAACCGACCCACCGACCCAATTGTCAGTCAATGACATAGTGGAAAcacgtacactaccgttcaaaagtttggggtcacttagaagtgtccttgttttttaaagaaaagcactttttttttgtccattaaaataacattaaattgatcagaaatacagtgtagacattgttaatgtagtaaattactattgtaactggaaatggctgattttctATCGactatctacataggtgtacagaggcccattatcagcaaccatcactcctgtgttacaatggcacactgtgttagctaatccaagtttatcattttaaaaggctaattgatcattagaaaacccttttacaattatgttagcacagatgaaaactgttgttctcatTTAAgtagcaataaaactggccttctttagactagttgagaatctggagcatcagtatttgtgggtttgattacaggctaaAAACGGacaaacaaataactttcttctgaaactcgccagtctattcttgttctgagaaatgaaggctattccatgcgagaaattgccaagaaactgaagatctcatacaacgttgtgtactactcccttcacagaacaaacTAGCTATAAGCAGAATAGAAagatgagtgggaggccccggtgcacaactgaacaagaggacaagtacattagtgtctagtttgagaaacagacgcctcacaagttctcaactggcagcttcattaaatagtacccgcaaaacaccagtctcaacatcaacaatgaagaggcgactccgggatgctggcctttaaGGCAGGGTTGCAaagatggttgctgataatgtgcctctgtacgcctatgtagatattccataaaagaatctgccgtttccagctacaatagtcatttacaacattaacaatgtttacactgtgtttctgatcaatttgatgttattttaatggacaaaaaaatagcttttctttaaaaaaagttacatttctaagtggccccaaacttttgaacagtagcgTATCCATATAATCATAAGGGAATGGAACAAAGCACTCAATTCTCACATCTCGTCAAGTTCAAAGTAGTTGAGAAGCTCTCAAGTCTCAAATCTATAGTATACTACACTGTCATTCCATTCACTATCTctacaatcaaatcaaataactAAAGACACTGAACGATGATTCCCTGAACGATGCTCCACACATTTCACTGTTTATTGCTTAGTTTGCATACTGTGCATTCCCATCATAGACTATGCTGGTGTAATGGCATAAAGACAGGATTTTTTTAAGTATGGGCTTATGGGGAAAACGAGTGCTGTCATACATTAGATTTACAGTAAGGGTAATTTAAGTCTTTGACATACAACATCGCCTATCCTTATAAGGAAAGGATGAACCTGTAGACAGAAAATTGTTGCGAACTCCTACTTTGTTGCTAGGTAACTCCACCCACGGGAGTCCCCCAACTAACAGGGACTCCCCGCCCTACAAGTGTCTTAACCACACACCATTTTGTAATGGAAACCGTTACAGCGGACCTGTGCAGGCACAGTGAAGGAGTCGAAAGTGAAAGCCACAAAAGAAACTGTGTTTACTGAAGACCCAAGCAGCTTATTTTTCAATAATATCATTGGTTCCATATAAGGGAATTCATAGACAAGGGTGTATGTGGTCTATCTGCCATTTAAGTGAGTTAAGGGGTGTGTGGTATAAATAAGACGAAGTCCATCTTGCCTTATGGTCCTCGTAATCTCCCAAAAAGCACcgacagacagagagtgggacAAAACACAAATTGTTATATACAAATTGTAATGAGAAAAATGAGCTTATTTGTTTAAGACTCAATTACTGTAGGCTATTGCCTGTTGTGTTTAGATTAATGAcatggggcctcatttatcagcCGGAAGTAGATTTCGTACTAAAATCTGGCATAGGTGGAGATTGTAGGATTTGCATGCGCAACACATGATTGGGATTTATCAAACTGTGGCATGGAacgtacagagccttcagaaagtattcatacctcttgacttatttccgcattttgttgccttacaacctgaattcaaaatggaaagacttgaaaattgctgcTCACCACCATCTAACTTAACAAGAGTTTGAGAAAATCTTTACCGGCCCTTCTGGACAAATCAGTTAAAATTACACTTACTTACGGCCCATGACAATCACATCAGATCCGACCCAGACATGTGACATTACTTAGAATTCTGGATCCGGGCCCGCTCATGTCTCGGATCGGGGATCGGGTCTCAGGTATTCGGTACAGGTTTATCAGTTAAGACCTCTACTGCATATGAGTGTTTTTATAGATAAATTAGAGccatactacactgaacaaaaatataaaacgcaacgtgcaacaatttcaaagattttactgacttacagttcatataaggaaatcagtcaaatacattcattaggctctaatctattcacatgactgggaatacagatatgctactgttggtcacagataccttgacAAAAGGTAAgggcatagagttgatcaggcttttgattgtggaatgttgtcccactcctcttcaatggctgtgcgaagttgctggatattggtgggaactggaacacgctgatccagaacatcccaaacatgttcaatgggtGAAATGTCGGGTAAGTATGCAGTCCATGGAAGAACTggtacattttcagcttccaggaattgtgtacagatccttgcaacatggatctcatgctgaaacatgaggtgatggcggcggataaatcccacgacaatgggcctaaggatctcgtcacagtatctctgtgcattcaaattgccatggataaaatacaattgtgttcgttgtccgtagcttatgcctgcccataccataaccccaccatggggcactctgttcacaacgttgacctCAGCAAACCGCtctcccacacaacgccatacatgctgtctgccgGTACTGTTGAAACTGGGATTCTTCTCCAGTTTGCCAGTGGCGATCGAAGGTGagaatttgcccactgaagttgtcTACGACGCGGAactacagtcaggtcaagaccctggtgaggacgatgagcacaCAAATGAGATTCCCTGAGATGGTTTTTgatagtttgtgcagaaattattcgcTTGTGCAaagccacagtttcatcagctgtccgggtgactggtctcagacgatcccacaggtgaagaagccagatgggGAGCTCCAGGGCTGGAGTGCTTACGAGTGGTCTGCGGTCGtgaagccggttggacgtactgccaaattctcaaaaatggcttatggtagagaaatgaatatTCAATTTTTTCAATTATCtggtcaacagctctggtggacattcctgcagtcagcatgccaattgcacgctccctcaaaacatctggggcattgtgttgtgtgataaaactgcacattttagtggcattttattgcccccaacacaaggtacacctgtgtcatgctgtttaatcagctttttggtATGCctcacttgtcaggtggatggattattttggcaaaggagaaatgctcactaaaagggatgtaaacaattttgagcacaaaatttgagaaataagctttttgttcgCATGGAAAATatcagggatcttttatttcagctcatgaaacatgggaccaacactttacatgttgcgttcctATTTTTTCTTCAGTGTATATTTGTGCTCTCGTGAATGAGGATTACAACTCCGCCTGGAACACGCAAGTGGTTAAATATAAAAACATTACTAGGTGCCAAATAAAGTATCAAGGTTGATTATTTGGAAccttgtgtgcaacagggagtggcaattgAATCCAAGCTTCACAAAAACGTTGTATGCTCGACCCGCTCACTTTTCCACCACAAAATTGCCAAAAagactagaaccagctcacctgcttttacactatgatttgactaatagatgttcaatgtttcttttgaaataaatatttaaaaaggaatagtttcatCATATTAAAAAGTGAGTTCAGTTAACgcaacagggttgaccttaaaatgagggagagacgtaaattaataaataaataattatcttcaGAAATTAATTTGCCAAAGCAACAAAATatctagggctttacaatgacgGAGGAACGGAGGGATTGACGGAGGGACACTCGCAAGCTTTTATTCAGATGTATTGACTTCTCCATGCGGTCTATATTAAAAGGGCACTTCATTTCATAACAGGCTTTTTCAACATTGGTGAACAAATTTccacttaaaatatcaaagggatgcaaaaAGGCACTATTTTTGTGGAACTACCTATTCGCAGGAATAAACCAGTCATGGCTGAAAAGGAGAGACACGTCCTGCAACATGACAATGATTTAGGCCTAGactataaaacattttttaaagcaAAAGAAACATATTAGGATTCCTGATGCTATCTGATCTCCTAATGTATCCGTTTTACAATTAGACCTACATGTTTTTATTAGCCTACCATTATTACAATACAAATCAAACACCTCCACTTCCtctaaaaataacaatatttgctTGCAATACAATTGGTCAACAACTAGAAAATGTGAATCTTCTGCATATGTTATGAACTGTACCTGCGATACGCACACTTTCCCATTAAGTTCAACATTTATCAATATGGGAAAACTGCCACAAGCACGGTTTAGAGTATTTTTCCGTCTGCAAGCACCTTTGATAAAAGAGGCTCCTGGCTGTCTTCTATCGTTCTTAAATTCTGATACTGAAAAACACTTCTATCTAGAGGATAAACTGGAGTATGACAGTCTAGATTAGGCAACAAATTGTCAATAATAACAAATCAAGAAATGTGAATATTTTATTCCTCAGACAAATTATATATCAATGATCAAGGAAAGTCTCACTATCAAACAGAGGAATGGGGAATATTTACATCATAACAACCCAGATGGAGATATGTCCAAATTAGCTGCTGAAAAATAGAACCTGAATAAATAAGTGTCTTTCAATGGGACAAAGTGTCACTGTCAACAGGAAGTGACCTTAGTGCTCCTTAGAAAATGACCCTTACTTCTTCTCCACCAGCTGTGGTTCAGAGAGTTTCTGGATGGCCagctccttcaccaggttctccacACAGCTCTTGAACAGAGGCTCCGGCTCCTGGGACACAAAACAATAGAGTCCAGTGAGAGAGAGTATAGGACAGAGTAGATTCAATCTAAAAATGTGTCGATATCGACCGTGTATGTTTACCCTGGCAGGGTGATTACTGAGTGACACCTGTTCTTATTGACTGAAACGATGCAGTTACCTTGTGCTCCAGTTGTCTCTGTTTCTCCACGGCCTCATCCACACTCAGGCCAACCCACTCAGCCTCCTCTGCAGGGATCTCAAACTGCTGCTGGGGGCAAGGGAAGAGGGGCgaggacagaatgagagggagagataatgtAATGAGATCTTTTAACTATCTACAAACTTTGTGCAGCACTTTCACTGACTTTATGAACTCCTGCATCATCTCCAAAAGCAACTTGATGAACGGTCAAGACAAAAAAAAGTGTGGTGATACTtcaaactgtcatggtccaaaacATAACGAACCCACTTTGTACTTGGTGTAGATGTTTTCCCTCTTGGCAGGGTCCTCTGGGTAGAGCTGGGTGTCTTTAAAGGCCAGCCTCAGGAGCATGGCCCGCCTCAGGTCCATTCCTAGCTTGGAGTTCAGGTCCACCTTTGGTGTCTGGATGATGAAACCCATGTTAAGTGTCATCTTCTCAAAACACTGCACGTTGGGGAATTTACATATATTCACACACAATAGCTAAAGATGACAACAtgcagcctcctctctctcaccctcaggATGTAGTAGTCAAAGCCGTAGGCAGCATCAATGAGGTCTAGTGCGCGAGCCGTTACGGTGATGGTGAACTTGTGGTTGAGGATCTCACTGTACAACTCTCTGGTGAACAGCTGTGGCTTCCAGACTCTTTCCAGCCTGGTGGAGAGCTGAAGAAAGAGACATTGTTATGATACACACTTTATTCTATATCTGAGCATGTATGTGAATACAGGGAACAAAACAAATGTTAATTAATGCCCTGCATAGTACTCACTTTATCATTGTTGGCATATCTAAAGCCTGATATCCATCCCTCACCTCCCCATAGGCCATCCTGGGACTCTGGGGGGTAgtagatggggatggggacgtCTTGTACCCGCTCCTTGTGCCCTGTTTTGGGGTTGGCCCTGTACTTGATTCCCAGGGCCTTCCAGTGGACCGGGGTGGGCTGCGTGGTCTCCTCCAGAGAGCGGAGGTAGTGTTTGGGGAGGCGGGCATAGATCCCCTGCTTCAGTTTCATGGCTTCCCAGATTTTTGGGGGGTACTTGTGGAGAGGCATGGTCACTGAGCTGGTGTTGTTGACACGCCTGGTTAGGGAAACATAAAAATATCATTGTGCAAAGATTAGTCTTTAGGTCCTTTCTTATTTTGTTAAAGGAATATCGTTGCATTTAAATGTGCTTGTGTTAAACTCATTGTTAGACAACATCAAGGTAAGGTCGGtgtagctagctaatttagctaTCTATGTTGCTGCTGGATTGTCCGGCAGTCAACGGCGAACAATACCACACGTTGCTAGCTCGATAGCTAGCTAGATAGGACAGCAATGAAGCCATTTATAATAGAATTCCAAAATTGTTGCCAAATACTAGTTTCTACTCAGCTCAAATAGCAATTTACCTTTGAATTGGATAAGCGACAAATTACACCATCAGATGAAGCTTATTCCTCTCCACGTTACTTCATAATCAAGGACATGCACACATTTCCGTAAAAGATGGTTCCGCCCACTCACTCTAACAAGAACATTGATTGGTTAAGAAAAATACGTTGAAGTGGTGATTGGTTTATCGGGTTTGCCAGTCATTATTGTACATCCGGTCTGGTTCGTTGATGGATGCAAACCGCGGCGCGCGCAGCACCTGACTTTTGATTGACGGGTCATCTTTTCATCTCCTTTTAGTCAATTAGCAGAAGCAGTCAAGTGCTTTGCTCAATGGTCGGGGATTCGAACCCACGGCCTTTCAGTAAATGGCCGAAAGCTCTAATGTGACAGCTAGGCTACCTTTCATCAATACCAAACTGTATTTGAAAGCATGACTATGTTGAAATAAAACCTTCCAACGAAACAACTGCAGCCATTTAATTTCAAGAGCTTGCGTAGAATTCTCTATTAGCGAAATGCGATGAATATTATAAGTGGGGGGTCAAAGACAACACAATTTCACGGTCAGAAGTCACGCCCGAAAGGTGGAATTGAACCACTCTGCCGCTAAGCAGCTACAGGTTTGAAGCCTGCACCTCGGACCACCGAGGCTCATCCGGGCATTTAAATGTGAGTTTCCAGTGACAATTTATACCTGACAGTCTACATAAGTGTTTCAGTCTCGGTTTCCAAATTTTGTGTCGAAAGCAATCATACTATTTAGTATAGGGAATGTAAGGATTTGCTCAATTGAAAATAACAAGCGTTTTGCCGACTCTATAATGAAAGAAATACAAATATTAAACGAAGTTTGTTGTTAAAGGAGGGTTTTTCGAAATAATGCAAAATAGCTCAGATTTTATTGGCTGGTTGATAACAAAAGGGGTGGAGTTTCTATAGTCTGAATCCAGGGTCACCGTCAAATAATGTCTGATCCCTGGCTCCCCAAGGGTGTCTCATGTGTAAAATAGGACCAATGTAAGCACCCACCTAATTATCTTACTTTATTATCTCTGTAGTGAGGTATCTTATGGAAAAATACTGTAAATGTAGGCCTATTACTGTATATGGTTGGCAGGACACTGAAGGTAGAATTGCCCATCATAAAGAGACATTTTGACAAAATGTACAAGTGGTTGCAGCAGTCgagggcactgcatctcagtgttagagatgtcactacagtccctggtttgaatccaggctgtatcacatccggctgtgattgggagttccataaggcgccgcacaattggccaagtgtCGTCCATGTTTGGCCGGGGtagcccgtcattgtaaataaaaaattGTCCTTAACTTTTGTTCTTAacttataaaataaaaaataaaaatacattaggATATGTAATCAGTGTCTCAAACGTAGGAAGAACATGACATTGGTTTTCTCATTTGTGGGTTCATTCATTTCAGACACGTTTTGTGCACAAAGGAAGCAGAATGTCTTTGGTGAAAATGATTTTATTCCAGCGCCTTTGGTGAAGATAGGCACACAATCTTATAAAAGCAATCCATATGATATTTCAGGATCATGcatgtatatttgtatatactaaacaggggttcccaaactgttTTGGCCCGCCAACACCCCATTTTGATATCTGAAAAATCTTGTGACCCCAACAATGTGAAAGAAATGATGTAGCCTAATTAACAACCAAGTATAAGTATATTTACAATTGAATAAGTACACCACACAAAATCACAGGGTAACTTTTTTCACCAAACCTAATCagtgtttcatctagaaataACTTTCATACAAAGTATATTCctttcacaatgcaatgctcacaacacttttcatatgattctcttctcatgtttaaatacatttgatcaTCACTGCACTTGATGGTTAACCACTTAACCGTTTGGTTTAAACTGGTTTGTCTACTATATATGGCTTttgagaactacagaaataaaatGTGTGTTTGTAAAGTATAAACATCTAAATTacatgtatgatacatgataaccatacataATGATTACTTGTTATTGCTAATTGATTTCAACATGGAGCAGGACAGACAGCAAGGGAGAGGAAGAAATCAAAGAGTTTGCGGACATGGGGCtgtcagagaggtgggcatgggccccatcaaagaggtcaaagaggtgggcatgggccctgtcaaagaggtgggcatgggccttgtcaaagaggtgggcatgggccctgtcaaagaggtgggcatgggccttgtcaaagaggtgggcatgggccttgtcaaagaggtgggcatgggaccCATCAAAGAGGTGGGaatgggccccgtcaaagaggtgggcatgggccctgtcaaagaggtggacatcagagagagggaggcagatggCAGGGAACTGTTGGTTCTAATGAAGTCCGGGCCACTGTCATTGACCATGTGGTAAACAGAGGCCTTACCATGGCAGAGGCAGCAGATTAGTTCAGCCCAATCTGAAAAGATCAACTGTCAATTCGATCATGAGAACATTTCGCCAAGAAAACCGTAAAGTCTGCAGGATATGCACTATGCTTTACTATTACATGTACAGTCAATTGCATATTGTAATGCATGTAAATTCACACAACATGTTACAGTATTcttaccagtggaggctcctcagaggaggaaggagagaaccatcctcctcagtgagttTCATAAAAATGAAAATTGTTTAACATTTCAAAAGTGATCCTTTTTGGATAAAACTATTCTAAAAATaatcatgtcaccaaataataacacactattttgcaatgaaggtctacagtagcatcAACAGCACTctatagggtagcaccatggtataGCCGGAGGAAAGCTAGCTTCGGTCCTCCTCTGGGTGCATTGACTTCAGTACGaaacctaggaggctcgtggTTCTCACCACCTTCCATATTCTAACACAGTAGTTATGACAATTTCCAGAGAACTtcttccaacctatcagagctcttgcagcatgaactgacatgtccaccgaatcaaaggatcagattattaatctagtactgaatgCATAAACTACAGCTAGCATTGCAGTGCATAACATGCGGTGAGTAGctgactcaaagagagaaagacaatagttgaacagtttttaacaaattaatttcttacaAAATGAAGGACAAGCaaaagagtgatagagagagagagaattcgtAATTatgacttgtttcaggaaactaggcatatgtcgggGTCACTACtccacaggagagccatttgaacgtaaacagttttttttaatcaaaatgcattttttgggcagaaatgccttctgaaaCATGTGAACTttaatgtgccttaataacaaacttgtatgtaaatatgaataaaattgttaaattacgagcttaattggtttagccacagaaaaaggcagcatccttcccgctagccatgtttggctgagataatgagtcgGCTGGACATGTCAaaagatgagtttggattggtctgccatatggCACggttctgtctatttgagctggtcagtatgtgtggGTAATCTTGTCTAATCCAgctataaaaatatatatatatctcgtagtagaactgcataagtgttgctctccacttttctggaggacagttttgaaatcagtggaattagagtacgATAGCTGAGGAGATGGAGATAACAcgtgtctccggattacatcttcaaactaaaggCAACCATGGCACCCGTGACAGGGAGAAGCATCCATCCATGATGTATAAGGtctagtctagctagctacattttcagatattacatatTTCGAATTTTGACGGAaagttacgtgtatgatcttattattcgtatctcagagccatttacttttctagttatagcctaatgttatctagctaacattgaacctggttggttagctacctgcagattcatgcagggtagtaacgtcatgagttgggattatggttcaaatcaaatcaaatcaaatttatttatatagcccttcgtacatcagctgatatctcaaagtgctgtacagaaacccagcctaaaaccccaaacagcaagcaatgcagatgtagaagcacggtggctaggaaaaactccctagaaaggccaaaaccta includes:
- the mrpl28 gene encoding 39S ribosomal protein L28, mitochondrial isoform X2; translated protein: MPLHKYPPKIWEAMKLKQGIYARLPKHYLRSLEETTQPTPVHWKALGIKYRANPKTGHKERVQDVPIPIYYPPESQDGLWGGEGWISGFRYANNDKLSTRLERVWKPQLFTRELYSEILNHKFTITVTARALDLIDAAYGFDYYILRTPKVDLNSKLGMDLRRAMLLRLAFKDTQLYPEDPAKRENIYTKYKQFEIPAEEAEWVGLSVDEAVEKQRQLEHKEPEPLFKSCVENLVKELAIQKLSEPQLVEKK
- the mrpl28 gene encoding 39S ribosomal protein L28, mitochondrial isoform X1 gives rise to the protein MPLHKYPPKIWEAMKLKQGIYARLPKHYLRSLEETTQPTPVHWKALGIKYRANPKTGHKERVQDVPIPIYYPPESQDGLWGGEGWISGFRYANNDKLSTRLERVWKPQLFTRELYSEILNHKFTITVTARALDLIDAAYGFDYYILRTPKVDLNSKLGMDLRRAMLLRLAFKDTQLYPEDPAKRENIYTKYKQQFEIPAEEAEWVGLSVDEAVEKQRQLEHKEPEPLFKSCVENLVKELAIQKLSEPQLVEKK